A region from the Geobacter benzoatilyticus genome encodes:
- a CDS encoding ATP-binding protein — MQTTKLYEILSSYNRYWTTGNIDAGIERDILPDCLKQLDSREIIVLKGVRRCGKSTLMAQVIRELLARKVQPTSILRINLEEPLFSSEYSVELLEQIYRTYRERVQPEGKCWLFMDEVQNVPGWESWVRGRSETEDIKIFVTGSSSQMLSREIGTKLTGRHVSFEVYPLSFQEFLRFSNLEVGTELDYTARKAVVRKSFSDYLKYGGFPEVALRESTDDKELLLKNYFEDLLYRDIVTRYEIRDVSNLRNLAVYLLTNVAKPTSITKLKNNFNISQDKTENYVSAIMESYLLFQLQMFSYSLKSTMRAGFKPYAIDTGLRNRVAFEFSEDMGWLVENAIFCHLKRHHEEIYYHSNGSDTDFVVKEGMKITKRIQVWYEDVSVTSIPERELACFHKPLEGHEAAESILVTNDYEDVIDTAGRRVQCIPAAKYLLKGK, encoded by the coding sequence ATGCAAACGACCAAGCTCTACGAAATCCTATCCTCCTACAATCGCTATTGGACCACTGGCAACATTGATGCCGGCATCGAGCGGGATATTCTCCCTGACTGCCTCAAGCAGCTTGATTCCAGGGAAATTATTGTCCTCAAAGGTGTTCGCCGGTGCGGCAAGTCAACCCTCATGGCTCAGGTGATTCGGGAACTGCTTGCCCGTAAGGTGCAGCCGACCTCGATCCTGCGGATCAACCTGGAAGAGCCGCTGTTCTCCTCGGAATACTCGGTGGAACTGCTGGAACAGATATATCGCACCTATCGGGAACGGGTGCAACCGGAAGGAAAGTGCTGGCTCTTCATGGATGAAGTGCAGAATGTACCAGGCTGGGAGAGTTGGGTACGGGGTCGCAGCGAAACCGAGGATATCAAGATATTCGTCACCGGATCATCGTCACAGATGCTGTCCCGCGAGATTGGCACCAAGCTGACCGGCAGACATGTGTCGTTTGAGGTCTACCCGCTTTCGTTTCAGGAATTTCTGCGGTTCAGTAATCTGGAAGTCGGAACTGAGCTTGACTATACAGCCCGGAAAGCAGTTGTCAGAAAATCGTTCAGTGATTACCTGAAATACGGCGGGTTTCCGGAAGTGGCCCTGAGGGAATCAACCGATGACAAAGAACTCCTGCTCAAGAACTATTTCGAGGATTTGCTGTACCGGGATATTGTTACCCGCTACGAGATCAGGGATGTGTCCAACCTTCGCAATCTGGCGGTATACCTGCTGACCAACGTCGCCAAACCGACCAGCATCACCAAGTTGAAGAACAACTTCAACATCTCCCAGGACAAGACTGAGAATTACGTATCGGCCATCATGGAAAGCTATCTGCTGTTTCAGTTGCAGATGTTCTCCTATTCCCTCAAGAGCACCATGCGGGCCGGGTTCAAACCGTATGCCATCGACACGGGACTGCGCAACCGGGTCGCCTTCGAGTTTTCCGAGGATATGGGCTGGCTGGTGGAAAACGCGATTTTCTGCCACCTGAAGCGGCATCATGAGGAAATCTACTATCACTCAAACGGCAGCGATACGGACTTTGTGGTCAAGGAGGGGATGAAGATCACCAAGCGGATTCAGGTCTGGTATGAAGATGTCTCCGTGACCAGCATACCGGAGCGGGAACTGGCCTGTTTCCATAAACCGCTGGAAGGGCATGAGGCGGCAGAATCAATACTTGTGACCAACGACTATGAAGATGTAATCGATACCGCCGGCCGCAGGGTTCAGTGCATTCCGGCGGCAAAATATCTGCTGAAAGGGAAATAA
- a CDS encoding ribonuclease Z — translation MPPLFHPTTVNGPFDDPGVYVDFLYERRAILFDLGDTTPLPPRKILRISDIFVSHTHVDHFIGFDRVLRICLGREKRLRLYGPPGFTDQVAHRLAGYTWNLVESYPTDFTVEATELTPGGGARTVEFRCRRQFAPENERWGRIAGGVILDEESFRVRVAFLDHGTPCLAFALEEKQHVNIRKNRLAEMGLPTGEWLRELKKAILRGARDDLPFRVWWREGGTVRERTYPLGELRERLAGIAPGQRVVYVTDAGLTPENGARIKELAREADYLFIETTFLHAEEERARQRSHLTARQAGELAREAGAARVVPFHFSPKYRGMEEMLRKELEEALF, via the coding sequence ATGCCACCCCTCTTCCACCCAACCACCGTAAACGGCCCCTTCGACGACCCCGGCGTCTACGTGGACTTCCTCTACGAGCGAAGGGCAATCCTCTTCGACCTGGGGGATACCACCCCCCTCCCCCCGCGCAAGATCCTCCGCATCTCGGACATCTTCGTTTCCCACACCCACGTGGACCACTTCATCGGCTTCGACCGGGTGCTGCGCATCTGCCTGGGGCGGGAGAAGCGGCTCCGCCTCTACGGCCCTCCCGGCTTCACGGACCAAGTGGCCCACCGGCTGGCCGGCTACACCTGGAACCTGGTGGAAAGCTATCCCACCGACTTCACGGTGGAGGCGACGGAACTGACGCCGGGCGGCGGGGCCAGGACGGTGGAGTTCCGCTGCCGCCGCCAGTTCGCGCCGGAGAACGAGCGCTGGGGCCGGATCGCCGGCGGCGTCATCCTCGACGAAGAGAGTTTCCGGGTGCGGGTCGCCTTCCTGGACCACGGCACCCCCTGCCTCGCCTTCGCTCTGGAGGAAAAACAGCATGTGAACATCCGCAAAAACCGCCTGGCGGAGATGGGGCTGCCCACGGGCGAATGGCTCAGGGAGTTGAAAAAGGCAATACTGCGGGGAGCGCGGGACGACCTTCCCTTCAGGGTCTGGTGGCGGGAAGGGGGCACCGTGCGGGAACGGACCTATCCCTTGGGGGAGCTGCGGGAACGCCTGGCGGGCATCGCGCCGGGCCAGCGGGTCGTCTACGTAACCGACGCCGGGCTCACCCCGGAAAACGGGGCGCGGATCAAGGAACTGGCCCGGGAGGCCGATTACCTCTTCATAGAAACGACCTTCCTCCACGCCGAAGAAGAGCGGGCAAGGCAGCGGAGCCACCTGACCGCCCGGCAGGCGGGAGAGCTTGCACGGGAAGCAGGGGCAGCAAGGGTGGTGCCGTTCCATTTTTCGCCCAAATACCGGGGGATGGAGGAGATGCTCCGGAAGGAACTGGAGGAGGCGCTTTTTTAA
- a CDS encoding PilZ domain-containing protein codes for MAEKRDITRHRKRLTLRFGTVTPTRLAYTEDVSANGLFIKTTNLCPPGTRIQIELTLPGEDSVFLEGMVRWTKKVPPQMIHLMKKSGMGIMITKFIAGEQAYRSFIDELHAR; via the coding sequence ATGGCTGAAAAACGCGATATCACAAGACACCGGAAGCGCCTGACGCTCCGGTTCGGTACGGTTACCCCCACGCGCCTCGCCTACACCGAGGATGTGTCGGCCAACGGCCTCTTCATAAAGACCACAAACCTTTGCCCGCCGGGAACGCGCATCCAGATTGAACTGACCCTTCCCGGCGAGGATTCGGTCTTTCTGGAGGGGATGGTCCGCTGGACCAAGAAGGTTCCCCCCCAGATGATTCATCTCATGAAAAAGAGCGGCATGGGGATCATGATCACCAAGTTCATTGCCGGTGAGCAGGCCTATCGAAGCTTTATCGACGAGCTTCACGCCAGATAA
- a CDS encoding alpha/beta hydrolase, translated as MSPADAAMTGTASERRTFTCEPGVDISYRVAGHGPVPIVFIHGFAAALTTWDDIAPLFPAERFTLYLLDLKGFGFSSKPRGGSYSVEEQAAVATAFIKDQGLTQVVLAGHSLGGAIALLVTLQARDRGNAAMVSRLILIDCSAYPQKLPRLMKWLTIPLLPRIGMALIPVRRIVRYTLERVFHDKTAITPQRIARYEQCFGRRGMARVLIRSALAIAPDSYGAITSRYREINVPTLIVWGKEDRIVKISQGKRLADEMPDARLKVIGGCGHNPHEERPGETFGVIMEFLGKGE; from the coding sequence TTGTCTCCTGCTGACGCCGCCATGACCGGCACTGCTTCCGAGCGCCGCACCTTCACCTGCGAACCGGGCGTCGACATAAGCTACCGGGTGGCCGGCCACGGCCCGGTGCCGATCGTCTTCATCCACGGCTTCGCAGCGGCCCTCACCACCTGGGACGACATCGCCCCCCTCTTCCCGGCAGAGCGCTTCACCCTCTACCTCCTCGATCTGAAGGGGTTCGGCTTTTCCTCCAAACCCCGCGGCGGCTCCTACTCCGTGGAAGAACAAGCGGCAGTGGCAACCGCTTTCATTAAGGACCAGGGGCTTACGCAGGTCGTACTGGCAGGGCATTCCCTCGGGGGGGCCATCGCCCTTCTCGTCACCCTCCAGGCCAGGGACCGGGGGAATGCCGCCATGGTTTCGCGGCTCATCCTCATAGACTGCTCCGCCTACCCCCAGAAGCTGCCGCGGCTGATGAAATGGCTCACCATCCCGCTGCTCCCCCGCATCGGCATGGCCCTCATACCGGTGCGGCGCATTGTCCGCTACACCCTCGAGAGGGTCTTCCACGACAAGACCGCCATCACCCCGCAGCGGATCGCGCGGTACGAGCAATGCTTCGGTCGGCGGGGCATGGCGCGGGTTCTGATCCGGAGCGCCCTGGCCATCGCCCCGGACAGCTACGGGGCAATAACTTCACGCTACCGGGAAATAAACGTCCCGACCCTGATTGTCTGGGGGAAAGAGGATAGAATCGTGAAAATCAGTCAGGGAAAACGGCTTGCGGACGAAATGCCGGATGCCCGGCTCAAAGTGATCGGCGGGTGCGGCCACAACCCCCATGAGGAGCGGCCCGGAGAAACCTTCGGTGTGATTATGGAATTCCTGGGAAAGGGAGAATAG
- a CDS encoding secondary thiamine-phosphate synthase enzyme YjbQ, translated as MFRYLEVRSKAQSEFIDITHLVREQLQGSGITSGVCHLFVLHTTAGITINEGADPAVQRDMLTFLDRMVPRDPYFAHKEGNSDAHIKSTLTGTSQTVFFNEGKLMLGTWQAIYLCEFDGPRQRRIALKIVSC; from the coding sequence ATGTTCAGATACCTGGAAGTGCGGAGCAAAGCCCAATCGGAGTTCATCGACATCACTCACCTGGTGCGGGAGCAGCTCCAGGGCTCCGGCATCACGAGCGGCGTCTGTCACCTCTTCGTGCTACACACCACTGCGGGCATCACCATCAACGAAGGCGCCGACCCCGCCGTCCAGCGGGACATGCTGACCTTTCTCGACCGCATGGTTCCCCGCGACCCCTATTTCGCCCACAAGGAAGGGAATTCCGACGCCCACATCAAATCGACCCTCACCGGCACTTCCCAGACGGTCTTCTTCAACGAGGGAAAGCTCATGCTCGGCACGTGGCAAGCCATTTACCTCTGCGAGTTCGACGGACCGCGCCAGCGCAGGATCGCCCTCAAGATTGTCTCCTGCTGA
- a CDS encoding tetratricopeptide repeat protein has protein sequence MTGTNVEQLIARGIRAANSGKTALALEFFEEAVKLRDSPTTWSYLAFCLAKERREFERAVQLCQASIRKDPHSSVHYLNLGRVHLLSGHRSEAIHIFRQGLLYEHNLQIEAELRKIGMRKPPIISFLRRDHPINKYLGIFLKKLRLR, from the coding sequence ATGACCGGCACAAACGTTGAGCAGCTCATCGCCAGGGGAATCCGTGCCGCCAACAGCGGCAAGACGGCCCTTGCCCTCGAATTCTTCGAAGAGGCGGTGAAACTCCGCGACTCCCCCACCACCTGGTCCTATCTGGCATTCTGCCTCGCAAAGGAGCGCCGCGAGTTCGAGCGTGCCGTCCAACTCTGCCAGGCGTCAATCCGGAAAGACCCCCACAGCTCCGTCCACTACCTGAACCTGGGAAGAGTGCATCTGCTTTCGGGACACCGGAGCGAAGCCATCCACATATTCCGCCAGGGACTCCTCTACGAGCACAATCTCCAGATTGAAGCGGAACTGCGCAAAATCGGCATGCGCAAGCCGCCGATCATCAGCTTCCTCCGCCGGGATCACCCCATTAATAAATATCTCGGCATTTTTTTGAAAAAATTAAGACTCCGGTAA
- the sucC gene encoding ADP-forming succinate--CoA ligase subunit beta — MNIHEYQAKEILSSYGIPVPRGRVALTSDQVERAAKEMGGRCVIKAQIYAGGRGKAGGVKLVHHPEQAQDYGKELFGKRLVTPQTGPEGLKIRRILVEEAVEIASEFYLSITLDRSTSRYCLIASAEGGVDIEEVAQKSPEKIHVLTIDPYTGLRPYQARKIALALGLSGSLCEDCVELMLNLYKVLLDKDCSLVEINPLVVTRAGWLMAMDAKINFDDNAIFRHREYPDMMDYSQLDTLEINAGKYDLSYIKLTGNIGCMVNGAGLAMATLDVLKECGGEPANFLDVGGGATREKVAEAFRIILEDGDVKGVFVNIFGGIMRCDVIAQGIIEAASEVHCTLPIVVRMDGSKVEEGKQLLVESGLNVQTADSLGEGAGRIVQMLG, encoded by the coding sequence ATGAACATCCATGAGTACCAGGCAAAGGAAATACTGAGCTCCTACGGCATCCCGGTTCCCCGGGGGCGGGTGGCGCTCACGTCGGACCAGGTGGAGCGGGCCGCCAAGGAGATGGGGGGGCGCTGCGTCATCAAGGCCCAGATCTACGCCGGCGGTCGGGGCAAGGCCGGCGGGGTGAAGCTGGTCCATCACCCGGAGCAGGCCCAGGATTACGGCAAGGAGCTCTTCGGCAAACGCCTCGTGACACCGCAGACCGGTCCCGAGGGGCTGAAGATCCGCCGCATCCTCGTGGAGGAGGCGGTGGAGATCGCCAGCGAGTTTTATCTCTCCATCACTCTGGACCGGTCAACGTCCCGCTACTGCCTCATCGCCTCCGCCGAGGGGGGGGTGGACATCGAGGAGGTGGCCCAGAAGTCTCCCGAGAAGATCCACGTCCTCACCATCGATCCCTACACGGGCTTGCGCCCCTACCAGGCCCGCAAGATCGCCCTGGCTCTCGGTCTTTCGGGGAGCCTCTGCGAGGATTGCGTGGAGCTGATGCTGAATCTGTACAAAGTCCTTCTCGACAAGGACTGCTCCCTGGTGGAGATCAACCCCCTGGTGGTGACCCGGGCCGGCTGGCTCATGGCCATGGATGCCAAGATTAACTTCGATGACAACGCCATCTTCCGGCACCGGGAATACCCCGACATGATGGACTACTCGCAACTGGATACGCTGGAAATCAACGCCGGCAAGTATGACCTCTCCTACATCAAGCTCACCGGCAACATCGGCTGCATGGTGAACGGCGCCGGGCTTGCCATGGCGACCCTGGACGTACTCAAGGAGTGCGGCGGCGAGCCGGCCAATTTTCTCGACGTGGGGGGGGGCGCCACCCGCGAGAAGGTGGCCGAGGCCTTCAGGATCATCCTGGAGGATGGGGACGTGAAGGGGGTTTTCGTCAACATTTTCGGCGGCATCATGCGTTGCGACGTCATCGCCCAGGGGATCATCGAGGCGGCAAGCGAGGTGCACTGTACGCTCCCCATCGTGGTCCGGATGGACGGGAGCAAGGTGGAGGAGGGGAAGCAGCTCCTGGTGGAGTCGGGGCTCAACGTCCAGACCGCTGACTCCCTCGGCGAGGGTGCTGGCCGTATCGTCCAGATGCTGGGGTAA